The following proteins come from a genomic window of Megalobrama amblycephala isolate DHTTF-2021 linkage group LG1, ASM1881202v1, whole genome shotgun sequence:
- the si:dkeyp-72e1.6 gene encoding transmembrane protein 238-like, giving the protein MEAAPGGLGRCSCAFWLAVAFDALGLIILLLGVFGEFFFYDFLIYAGAIIIFLSLIWWVFWYTGNIEVPPEELEDDVGLLKKGRGLAGVVRRFSSRLSSGIRNSFRRNGDTRGQGAVPGQATRRREGGQVPVTFAMTSQDNVSTVSAAVTETQAI; this is encoded by the coding sequence ATGGAGGCAGCGCCGGGCGGTCTCGGGCGCTGTTCTTGCGCGTTCTGGCTCGCGGTGGCTTTCGACGCTCTTGGTCTCATCATATTATTGCTTGGCGTGTTTGGagaattttttttctatgaCTTTTTGATATATGCAGGCGCTATCATCATTTTCCTGAGTCTCATCTGGTGGGTTTTCTGGTACACGGGTAATATTGAGGTGCCCCCCGAGGAGCTTGAGGATGATGTGGGTTTGCTGAAGAAGGGCAGAGGTTTGGCTGGGGTTGTCAGGAGGTTCTCCAGTCGCCTCTCGAGCGGAATCAGAAACTCTTTCAGGAGAAATGGGGATACTCGAGGTCAAGGGGCAGTTCCCGGTCAAGCAACGCGCAGAAGAGAAGGCGGTCAAGTACCAGTGACTTTTGCAATGACCTCTCAGGATAATGTGAGCACTGTGTCTGCGGCAGTGACAGAAACACAGGCCATATGA
- the mpv17l gene encoding mpv17-like protein, with translation MRKSFFKRAKVLPWISNVTLYGCLFAGGDFVHQCIAQRDEMDWRHTRNVAIVALSFQGNFNYFWLRALEHRFPGRSASMILRKLLLDQTFASPLATSVFYTGVSFLEGKEDIFADWREKFFNTYKTGLMYWPFMQFLNFVLMPLYLRTAFMGCSAFLWATFLCFSRQSGDGTAAVALAWVMAPKKRLLPRSTDEEK, from the exons AtgagaaaatctttttttaaacgaGCAAAGGTATTGCCTTGGATCAGTAATGTGACTCTGTACGGATGCCTGTTCGCCGGTGGGGATTTCGTCCATCAGTGCATCGCGCAGAGAGATGAGATGGACTGGAGGCACACGAGAAACGTGGCGATTGTTGCTCTGAGTTTCCAAGGTAACTTCAATTACTTCTGGTTACGAGCCTTAGAACATCGTTTCCCGGGAAGATCTGCTAGTATGATTCTCCGCAAACTGCTTTTGGACCAAACTTTTGCTTCACCTTTGGCGACCAGTGTCTTCTACACAG GTGTGAGTTTCTTAGAGGGCAAAGAGGACATATTTGCAGACTGGCGAGAAAAGTTTTTTAATACATACAAG aCTGGACTAATGTACTGGCCATTCATGCAG TTTCTGAATTTTGTTCTGATGCCTCTCTATCTGAGGACAGCATTTATGGGCTGTTCAGCATTCCTGTGGGCCACGTTCTTATGTTTCTCACGGCAGAGTGGGGATGGGACAGCAGCAGTGGCCTTAGCTTGGGTCATGGCCCCCAAAAAACGGCTTCTACCTCGCAGTACCGACGAGGAGAAATAG